The Ziziphus jujuba cultivar Dongzao chromosome 5, ASM3175591v1 genome segment CGAAAATTGTTCCTGAGTTGAACAACAGCCTCTTTAAATTTGGCTTTGAAGTGCTGAGCCACTTTATTGTAGGTTTGTGCACAACCTGCTTCGTCTTTTTGTGCTGATGATGGTAAATAGATCTGTCATTATATTTGAATGACACAGATCGGTCCCCTGTTGTGTATCCAAAACGATGAACCTCCcgattctttatatattttctacatcattaacattaaacatattattagtaaaaattaacaaaatcatTTCACTAAATTAATAGATATTCATGGAGAAAGATTGTAAGAGAGTATTCATAACTATCACATctatgtaatttttataatcaaacgGTTGTTAATTGTCAACCATGATCTATTTCCATAAGTCTCTTATCATATTATGGATATGGATCTTCTATCTGCATTTGGTGTCCCATTTTCTATCCCTTCAATTAAAAATGACCATGTGTCATCTAAAATGCAAAAGGAAACAGAAATTTTATTACTGTTGGTTTTTCTTCCATTATGCCATTTGCTTTTTGGTTTTCTCTTCTCTCTGACGTTTTACTTCATcagttaaattatttataaacaaatattattagtttCAACAATCTTAAATCTGCTTACAATCTTCATATGCTGATCCCATGAATGGCTCCCAATCAGTGAGCAGCCATATTTGAAAAACCACAAAAGAAATGGAATAGAGAAATAAAGGGGAAGAAAAAACCCACCATACAGACCATTGATGTAGTAATCCAGAGGATCATGCCACTAAATGTCCTAAAATTATGTGATTGATTTAGTTTTTAATCATGGTCCATGGATGTGAATTGTGtgatttaaaaagaagaaaaaaaaaatcataggtGTACTATACAGAAAGAACATAAACAGTTcgcaaatataattaaaaagtaacTTGCAGATTCAATTGTGAAAATTAAAAAGCTACGAGAAATCGGCAGTGAAAGAATACTATTCTTTGAAAAATTTCTAAATGAGATTGCAATCCTCATTGAAGAGAtagaaaaaaggacaaaaaacaaGGGTACAGAAGATATGCAtttccatattttatatatatatatatatatatgcatgcccACTATAATATGCTTGCGTATTCATGATCCatttattatattgaattagattaaattaaactgaatattttaagttttatctaatcaaattaaattaaatataaaatatattaacttAATCTTATTTACAgttgcaaaattatatttatatatatatatatatatataatgtaaataGTTTTTAGAAGGTGTAGATAATTTCTGGGACAGTTGCATCAATTTCTTCTATGGTCTTGTGAGCATTGAATGccatgttaataataataattaaaaaaaacaaatacatgtACATGCATGGACAACTCTGCCTAGGTCCTTAATTTGGGTTTTACTCAGTttcaaatacccaaaaaaaaaaaaaaaaatgtcaacaaGGTATGCTTCCACGAAATCTCCTGATGATCAATTTcgtttttggtttgatttctatttattttttatttttgtttaccgTTTCGGTTGTAATTCTTTCacggtggttttttttttttttttattattattactgttttgAGTAAAAATTGATTGACTATGCTTTTTGGGGACAAAATTAGCTTCTTGGCTATTGCAATTTGTAGGGTTCCACCCATGCTCTCGCTCTATGGATGCTGTTGAACAAGAGCTTGATGTTATTTCCATTAAGTACactaacatatattaattagacCAAATTGTGTGTAGACTTTtcgttttttaaaatttttttttctcttttcggTTTGCATGACGCCAAATATGTACGCTTCAAGTAATATATCAAAATGTAAATTATGTATAAAAGTTTGCGATAAGGTCTAGCAGATATTTTCTTCTTAAATCAGACAAAAAAGACATAGCAAATATTTGCTTTGCATGTTAATCATTCATTTGATGACTAAGCTACTAATTAGATGATGACTAAGCTTCTTCCTTGATGTTTCTAGAAACTTGCATCAATtgcaacaattatatatatatatatatatatttttttttttttttgcagttcTCCATTTGAGGAATGTGTAGATTCAACTTAACTTAGGCTTTGAGTGGAGGTATCAAGCATGCACAAAATGGTTTCTCCATTCAAGATGGTTCATTATATATAtcgtatatgcatatataatattgtgtatatatatatatatatatatatatatattgaactaCTTATTTAAATGATTATCAATTTAATATGTCTAGGTTACTTTTTGCAATTCTATGGCCGCTGCTTGACTATCCATTGTATTATTATGTTTGTAAACCTAGCTATTGATCACTAATAAACTTGCAGTTAATCTATTAAACTTATTATTTAGTTGTTAATCTTAGGATGGATCTTCAATAATAATTCTTGCTCTTCCCTCATCCTTTGCATGAGTGTTGGTCTTTGAGATAGAAATCAATAAAGTTGTAAAATTGTTTCTTATCATGCCGAATACCTCTCGAGCATGTCCCATTTTATGATTCACCCCATCAGACATGTTAATTCAATGTTTGCAGAGGTTAAATATTTGACCTTAATTTAGattaaatatatgaaataaatgaCTGAtccatgcataaataataataataatatgaagttTGATATACGAGAGTTGGGTTAAATATTAAGCTTTCATAGATCCGTTACATACTAATTAATAGTCCTAAAtgtcccttaaaaaaaaaaaaaaaaagtaacaacaCTATATAGTAATTAACGtgaaacattaaataaaaaaaaatcagtttagCATGTAATTAATCGTCCTAATAAATATATTAGCATTGGAACAGAAACAAATTACAACGATGCATGTTTAAGCTGCGTGCATATTCACACAGCTTAGCAATAATTAATCCATCACTAAACAATGGAAAACCTGAAGCCAAGTGCTGCAAACTCATCCGTTCTCACTCCATTAGGCTTCTTGGAAAGAGCATCCATAGCCTACTCCGATTGCAGTTCCATAATACACAACACCACCACCTACACGTGGTCCCAAACCCACCGCCGATGCCTCCAGCTTGCATCATCCATTGCAGCCCTGCTCGGCATCAAAGAACGACACGTCGTATCCGTGGTGGCCTTCAACATTCCCGCCATGTACGAGCTGCATTTCGCCGTGCCCATGTCTGGCGCCATTCTCAACACCATCAATACCCGTCTCGACGCCCGTACTATCTCCGTGCTCCTCCGCCACAGCCAATCCAGGCTCGTCTTCGTCGATCAACAATGTCGTTCGCTCGTCCTCCAATCCATTTCTCTGTTCCCGCCAAATTCCCAACCTCCTATCCTCGTCCTGATTactgatgatgatgacgatgcATTAATGCCAgccccatcatcatcatccaccGTTGAATTTACCACCACTTATGAAAGCATGGTGGAGGGCGGTGATCCTCGGTTCGAGTGGGTCCGACCGAAGAGCGAGTGGGACCCAATGGTATTGAACTACACCTCCGGTACAACGTCTTCTCCCAAGGGTGTGGTTCACTGCCACAGGGGGATATTCATCAAGACCGTTGACTCCTTGATCGATTGGGCCGTACCGAAACAGCCTGTTTACTTGTGGACCCTACCTATGTTCCACGCCAACGGCTGGTGTTTCACGTGGGGAATGGCTGCTGTCGGTGGGACCAACATCTGTCTCCGCAAATTTGACGCTTCCACAGTCTACGGTCTAATCGATCGCCACGGCATCACCCACATGTGCTGCGCACCTGCGGTGCTCAACATGCTATCAAACTCTCCCCACAACAAGAAGGAACAACCCCTCAAAAACCCGGTCCATATCCTCACAGCCGGGGCTCCACCACCCGCTTCGGTGCTCTTGCGGGCCGAGTCACTGGGCTTCGTTGTGAGTCACGGGTACGGGTTAACCGAGACAGCTGGGCTTGTGGTCTCATGCGGATGGAGAAAAGAATGGAATTCGTTTCCAGCAAAAGAGAGAGCCAGGCTAAAGGCAAGACAAGGGGTCCGAACTATCGGGTTGGCCCAATTAGATGTGGTGGATCGGAACACAAAGGAGAGCGTGAAACGAGACGGGTGTTCGGTGGGTGAGATAGTCGTGAAGGGTGGGAGCGTCATGCTTGGATATTTGAAAGATGCGGAAGCGACGTCGTTATGCATAGGCAACGAAGGTTGGCTGTACACAGGGGACGTCGGGGTGATGCACGTAGATGGATATTTGGAAATCAAAGACAGAAGGAAGGATGTGATAATAAGCGGGGGAGAGAATGTGTGCAGCGCCGAGGTGGAGTCGGTGATCTACTCGAATCCCGACGTGGAGGAGGTCGCGGTGGTGGCTCGTCCCGACGAGTTGTGGGGGGAGACGCCCTGTGCGTTTGTGAGTTTGAAGAAAGGGTTGGATATTAATCCTTGTGAGAAGGATATTATTGAGTTTTGTAGGCAAAGATTGCCGCATTTTATGGCACCCAGGACCGTGGTTTTCAAAGACGAGCTTCCCAAGACTTCTACTGGCAAAATACAGAAGTTTTTACTTAGAGAAATTGCCAAGTCTTTGCCTTGagtgttttttcgttttttttgtttttttttgataactttcttttattattgtatGGAATATAAGGTCTTTTCCTCAAATAAATCTACTTGATTTGTGTATAAATGAACTATGTGTACATCTTCACCTAGTACGGTCAAGTCATTTTGAAAGATGCAAAAACCCAACTAAGATGAAAATgggatttataatttatttgttatagaGACAGGCTTATTTTTTCTCATATGACCAATGCGCCTTATAAttcctttatttaaaaaaaacaaaacaaataaattgacTGGTAATTTGAAAACGAACATTAAATTAATTCTGACTTCTTCTAATGAAAATTAACAACCTATTCAAATAATAATTCTCAATTAAATcatctttaatttattacaagAATTATGGTTAAAGTTACAGTAGTGAGATTAACGGAACATAATGtcgcccaaaaaaaaagaaaaaaaaaaaaaaaagattggcaTAACACGTTAGGAATTGGAATGAAATAAACGTGTTTaccaaaaaagtttgaaaaaggTCCCACCGAGATTTGAACTCGGGTTACTGGATTCAGAGTCCAATGTCCTGACCACTAGACCATGGGACCGTTTTGTGGGCTTTACTAAAGATTTATAACAATAATTGTTAAAATGGCAAATTGGCCCCACCTACCCGTTAAACAATCATCGACTTATTGgcgttaaaaaagaaaaaagaaaaaaagaaacaaacaaacaatcatGGACCTTGCGCGCGCAAACACATATTTTTAACTTCAATAATACATTTGCAAAtcatttactaaattttaaatgatatgataatatgtaACGTAGTTCTATATAGAATTtacttatcaatttttttttttttttatatattatataaatcttTCAACTActaataattgttatattatttatcatattacttggaataaatttgataaagatggagCCAGCTGGAGGGTGGAGGAGCCATGCCCACtaagctttttaaaaatttatatatatatatatatatatagtgattttctaaaaatcaagacaataatatatttaaataaatgattggCCACCATCCAAAAAGTGTTTATCTTTTCTGTATACATTATCATCTTTTGCAAGtattgtttataatttatttaattagtagatataaatataattatatattaagtgAGTATTAACGCTTAGTTACTTGATTAATGGTATTTTTTCATATGCCTTAAGTTTTTATCTTGATTCTACTGTTTTATTCTACTAAAATAAGTACATTTTATAATGTTTCTACTTTAATAATCCATTCAAAACCAAAATCTTATgatgttaaaataaaacaaacaaacaaaactacTATCTAAatgtttttctaaaaaaaatacctAATTATTATAGAAATTGAACTAACAATTCTTTCGTATTGTTATGTATTCAATCTATTAACAATAATGCTgggtaaatttttattttttaaaacacaaagCCATTGTTGAAACTAATAATTTTGACTCTATTTACAACATGGCCCTCCCTTAGGGCACATTCGTGGCTTTGCCTTGCTTACATTACTATTTTAACTTGTAAATTTTCATATGGTAAGAACATAATGAGAAATTGTAtgaaaaatgcattttatgtttatagaaaaaaaaatgctgtaTCATCTAAGGATGGCTTTCAATAGTTGGGTTGGCCAAaactaaacctaaccaaatcatatattcatacatacatatatatatatatatatatatatatatatatctgatcCAATCGGGATattctgattttataaaattataatacaatttaaatcagtcatgataaataaatcattttcacttcattttgacttttttgtacTGTATccttattttataaaatcagaatattatgctagataattattttatatatatatatatatatatatataaatagacaaACAATATAGCTCCATTAATATGTTGTTAAGTTGTGAAATGGACACGGTTAATTGCAACCTTTAGATCAAATGGAGATGACATGGATCACTTAGATTTTTtggcatttattatttttctttaatatctaaaaacatattttacattttaaaatttttatccaaaaaattaatatggaaGACAAAAACATGGTCTAAAGAAGAAATAACCTAGCCTGCCCAAAATACCATCTAATCAGCCCTTAAATTCTCTCCTTTGCACAGTTTAAAGAACTAAGCCATCACCCCCCACTTGACTAATAACTCAGCCCCAGAAAGTGAACTTAACCCTCAAACTATTTTCCTAATGCATGATTTGAAAAACTAAGCCATCACCCCCCATTCGGCCCATAATCAATCATCCGTTAGGGGTGGGTTCACCGTCAGTTAGTCAATTTGGTCTAATCATTTGCTGTCGACATCATTCAGCTGTTCGTTTAGCTGTTTGCTATCGGTGTTGTCCGATTATTCGttctttgtttttcatattgAGGTTTGGTTGGGCTCGTACTTTTGTcgagttttatttgtttattgatcAAATCGTTATTATgtaaaaattagtttttgataataaagaaaatgaataaattttaaagaatcTTAACCATTCATGTCATTTTGCTTTAATCTAAGAGTTGAAAAAAAACCCACCCCACTCATCCTCGAGTTGTATAATTAACAGGCATCGTTGATGgagttttatataatttagggGCATTCTCGATGGAGTTTtgttatatgtatgtgtatatataatatatatatatatatagagagagagagagagagattctatGGTCAGGACGGTCCTGACCATAATGGGTGCGGTCCAAAAACATGGGGAAATACCCAACCATTGAATTTCAACTTATCCAATGAACGGCTTAGATACTTCCCTGTCACCCGTGAGAAATTGCAACCATCCCGcaacaaaaaaatcatttccTTTCCCATTTCCTTTCCCGTGCTGCACCACTATTCACGGACCTcatcatttcaaaattttgaaatccatctctcaccatttcaaaatttcaaaattctcaataaAATGCACCATCTCGAACTGTTTCAAAATTCCCCAttcaaatccaccatctctcaGCATTTCGAAGTTTCCAAATAAAATCCGCCATCTCCTTCTCCCAGCCCTAGATATTCTTTGCTTCCATTGTCCAGACCTTCTCCTCGACAATCCCAAAGGTTAGTAATTGTGAGCctctgctttttatt includes the following:
- the LOC107421056 gene encoding 2-methylpropanoate--CoA ligase CCL4; its protein translation is MENLKPSAANSSVLTPLGFLERASIAYSDCSSIIHNTTTYTWSQTHRRCLQLASSIAALLGIKERHVVSVVAFNIPAMYELHFAVPMSGAILNTINTRLDARTISVLLRHSQSRLVFVDQQCRSLVLQSISLFPPNSQPPILVLITDDDDDALMPAPSSSSTVEFTTTYESMVEGGDPRFEWVRPKSEWDPMVLNYTSGTTSSPKGVVHCHRGIFIKTVDSLIDWAVPKQPVYLWTLPMFHANGWCFTWGMAAVGGTNICLRKFDASTVYGLIDRHGITHMCCAPAVLNMLSNSPHNKKEQPLKNPVHILTAGAPPPASVLLRAESLGFVVSHGYGLTETAGLVVSCGWRKEWNSFPAKERARLKARQGVRTIGLAQLDVVDRNTKESVKRDGCSVGEIVVKGGSVMLGYLKDAEATSLCIGNEGWLYTGDVGVMHVDGYLEIKDRRKDVIISGGENVCSAEVESVIYSNPDVEEVAVVARPDELWGETPCAFVSLKKGLDINPCEKDIIEFCRQRLPHFMAPRTVVFKDELPKTSTGKIQKFLLREIAKSLP